Proteins from a single region of Drosophila biarmipes strain raj3 chromosome 3R, RU_DBia_V1.1, whole genome shotgun sequence:
- the LOC108031019 gene encoding gustatory receptor for bitter taste 93a gives MPAMQGLELSPDRDRGRDLYVELYLFVAENSDASNTICCDPVCLKGIGRACRSAQVDLDLGMALGLGLSMGPGAGLSIIIDCGALGSECRLLFWGPISQRGTQRSAPYRNPRGRKDMDMSLARLRFSCSSAMAGPRVESWSRFLLLWLYRFARGLSLLSSNLDREKLQLKSPRQGSSNRILSILWRCLVVLIYTGVLPLLTASTVGKRLESYADLFAAVQAISVSILAVISFIIQAKGESEFREVLNRYLSLYQRICRTTRLQQLFPPKFVVFFLLKLFFTLCGCFHELIPLLQLEHFENTGRIVAVVFGIYMWLGTLFVLDACFLGFLVSGILYEHMAANIMAMLKRMEPIESPEEGSRLTHYRRMRLLCDFADELDECAAIYSELYEVTISFRRMLQWQILFYVYYNFINICLMLYEYILHYLNDDEVALVSLVMASVKLANLVLLIMCADYTVSESRKPQRLPLEIVCSDMDERWDKSVETFLGQLQTQRLEIKVLGFFHLNNEFILLILSAIISYLFILLQFGITGGFEASEDIKNQFD, from the exons ATGCCAGCTATGCAGGGGTTGGAACTGAGTCCGGATCGGGATCGCGGCCGGGATCTTTATGTGGAGCTGTATCTGTTTGTGGCTGAAAATAGCGACGCATCCAA CACCATCTGTTGCGATCCAGTGTGCCTGAAGGGCATAGGCAGGGCCTGTCGAAGTGCCCAAGTGGATCTGGATCTGGGCATGGCTCTGGGTCTGGGTCTGTCTATGGGTCCCGGGGCTGGCCTGTCCATCATCATCGATTGCGGAGCCCTGGGTTCCGAGTGTCGATTGTTGTTCTGGGGGCCAATCAGTCAGCGAGGCACTCAGCGGAGC GCACCTTATCGCAATCCCCGCGGACGCAAGGACATGGACATGTCATTAGCCAGGCTTCGGTTCAGTTGCTCCTCGGCGATGGCCGGGCCAAGAGTGGAGAGCTGGTCGCGATTCCTGCTCTTGTGGCTATATCGTTTTGCTAGGGGTCTGTCGCTGCTCTCCTCGAACCTGGACAGGGAGAAGCTGCAGCTGAAGTCCCCAAGGCAGGGCAGCAGCAATCGCATCCTCAGCATCCTGTGGCGCTGTCTGGTGGTTCTGATTTACACAGGAGTCTTGCCCTTGCTAACCGCATCTACCGTTGGCAAACGACTGGAGAGCTATGCGGATCTGTTTGCCGCGGTTCAGGCCATTTCGGTTTCCATTCTGGCCGTCATATCCTTTATCATCCAGGCCAAGGGAGAGAGCGAATTCCGGGAGGTGCTAAATAGATACTTATCCCTTTACCAGAGGATATGCCGGACTACGCGTTTGCAGCAGCTGTTCCCACCGAAATTTGTGGTTTTCtttttgctaaaactctttttcaCCCTATGCGGTTGCTTCCACGAACTGATACCTCTGCTGCAACTCGAACACTTTGAAAATACGGGCAGGATAGTGGCTGTAGTGTTCGGTATCTACATGTGGCTGGGGACGCTTTTCGTGTTGGACGCCTGCTTTCTGGGATTTTTGGTCTCTGGGATCCTGTACGAGCATATGGCTGCGAATATTATGGCCATGCTGAAGCGCATGGAGCCCATAGAGTCGCCGGAGGAAGGAAGTCGCTTGACCCACTACCGGCGGATGCGCCTCCTGTGCGACTTTGCGGATGAGTTGGACGAATGCGCCGCCATCTACAGTGAACTCTACGAGGTGACCATCTCCTTTCGCCGGATGTTGCAGTGGCAGATCCTCTTCTATGTCTACTAcaactttattaatatttgccTAATGCTGTACGAGTACATTCTGCACTATCTGAACGATGATGAAGTGGCCCTGGTTTCCTTGGTCATGGCCTCTGTGAAGTTGGCTAACCTGGTGTTGCTCATAATGTGTGCAGATTATACGGTGAGCGAGTCGCGGAAACCACAGAGATTGCCCCTGGAGATAGTCTGCAGCGATATGGACGAGCGCTGGGATAAGAGT gTTGAAACTTTTCTCGGCCAGCTGCAAACCCAAAGACTGGAGATCAAAGTACTGGGCTTTTTTCATCTAAACAATGAGTTCATCCTGCTCATCCTATCTGCCATTATATCGTACCTTTTTATCCTTCTCCAGTTTGGCATTACAGGTGGCTTTGAGGCATCCGAggatattaaaaatcaatttgattAA
- the LOC108031484 gene encoding peripheral plasma membrane protein CASK isoform X9 — translation MTEDEILFDDVYELCEVIGKGPFSIVRRCIHRESNQQFAVKIVDVAKFTASPGLSTADLKREATICHMLKHPHIVELLETYSSEGMLYMVFEFMEGSDLCFEVVRRAVAGFVYSEAVACHYMRQILEALRYCHENDILHRDVRPACALLATVDNSAPVKLGGFGSAIQLPGTRETIETHGRVGCPHYMAPEVVTRRLYGKGCDVWGAGVMLHVLLSGRLPFLGSGVRLQQSIARGRLSFEAPEWKSISANAKDLVMKMLAANPHHRLSITEVLDHPWIRDRDKLQRTHLADTVEELKRYNARRKLKGAVQAIAGGTNMDPLYATDADMPIAGATDEWADEEAGIEAVQRILDCLDDIYSLQDAHVDADVLRDMLRDSRLHQFLQLFDRIAATVVTSNGRAPAAEAVGRCRDVLEQLSSTAGGNSLGGKYAKDELLQLLAAPHMQRLIPAHNVLLYMHINTLQERGIATVFKEGQKLSSINDNSFYKDH, via the exons ATGACCGAAGACGAAATTCTCTTTGACGACGTCTACGAGCTGTGCGAGGTCATTGGCAA AGGACCTTTCTCCATTGTGAGGCGATGCATACACAGGGAGTCCAATCAGCAGTTTGCTGTCAAAATCGTTGATGTGGCCAAGTTCACAGCGAGTCCTGGACTGAGCACAGCGG ATCTGAAGCGCGAGGCCACAATATGTCACATGCTGAAGCATCCGCACATTGTCGAGCTGCTGGAGACCTACAGCTCCGAGGGAATGCTCTACATGGTGTTCGAGTT CATGGAGGGCTCCGACTTGTGCTTCGAGGTTGTGCGGCGGGCTGTTGCCGGTTTTGTCTACAGCGAGGCGGTTGCCTG TCACTATATGCGCCAGATCCTGGAGGCGCTGCGTTATTGTCACGAGAACGACATCCTGCACAGGGACGTGCGTCCCGCCTGCGCCCTCCTCGCCACCGTCGACAATTCGGCGCCCGTGAAACTTGGCGGCTTCGGATCGGCCATCCAGTTGCCCGGCACCCGGGAAACCATAGAAACACACGGACGCGTGGGATGTCCGCACTACATGGCGCCGGAGGTGGTGACCAGGCGGCTCTACGGCAAGGGATGCGATGTCTGGGGTGCCGGAGTAATGCTCCATGTTCTGCTCTCCGGGCGATTGCCCTTTTTGGGCTCAGGAGTGCGGTTGCAGCAGTCGATAGCTCGCGGTCGGCTATCG TTTGAGGCACCCGAGTGGAAGTCCATCTCGGCGAACGCTAAGGATCTAGTCATGAAAATGCTGGCCGCAAATCCCCATCACAGACTCTCCATCACCGAGGTGCTCGATCATCCCTGGATACGGGATCGGGATAAGCTACAGCGCACTCACCTGGCGGACACGGTGGAGGAATTGAAGCGCTACAATGCCCGACGCAAGCTAAAGGGTGCTGTCCAGGCCATTGCTGGAGGCACCAACATGGATCCGCTCTACGCCACCGATGCGGACA TGCCCATTGCCGGTGCCACGGACGAGTGGGCCGACGAGGAGGCGGGCATCGAGGCGGTGCAGCGCATCCTGGACTGCCTGGACGACATCTACTCGCTGCAGGACGCGCACGTGGACGCCGATGTGCTGCGGGACATGCTGCGCGACAGCAGGCTGCACCAGTTTCTGCAGCTGTTCGACAGGATCGCGGCGACCGTGGTGACCAGCAATGGACGAGCACCGGCTGCCGAGGCCGTCGGGCGATGTCGCGATGTCCTGGAGCAGCTCTCGTCGACGGCCGGCGGCAACTCTCTGGGCGGCAAGTATGCCAAGGAcgagctgctgcagctcctggCCGCCCCCCACATGCAG AGACTCATACCGGCACACAATGTACTGCTGTACATGCACATAAATACACTGCAAGAAAGAGGAATTGCGACTGTTTTTAAAGAAGGCCAAAAACTTAGCAGCATAAATGATAACTCTTTTTATAAAGaccattaa